One Gelria sp. Kuro-4 DNA segment encodes these proteins:
- the panC gene encoding pantoate--beta-alanine ligase encodes MNVVETIAGVRELVRAERRRGKSIGLVPTMGYLHEGHLSLIRRARTECDFVVVSVFVNPLQFGPQEDYNTYPRDLNRDARLAAEAGAAVIFHPAPAEMYPEGFQTHVEVERLSQGLCGAFRPGHFRGVATVVTKLFNIVTPDRAYFGEKDAQQLALIQRMVRDLNLDVEIVPLPIVRESDGLALSSRNTYLSPAERRAATVLYRALLRGRDLIAAGERDGRRVGEAVRGTLQAEPLVSRIDYVAVVDPETLAEKAALSGRVMLAVAAYIGKVRLIDNIRVVVD; translated from the coding sequence GCCGGAGGGGGAAGAGCATCGGCCTGGTGCCTACGATGGGCTACCTGCACGAGGGGCACCTCAGCCTGATTCGGCGGGCGCGGACGGAGTGTGACTTTGTGGTGGTGAGCGTTTTTGTTAACCCACTCCAGTTTGGTCCCCAGGAGGACTATAACACGTATCCCCGCGACCTGAACCGGGACGCCCGGCTGGCTGCGGAAGCAGGTGCCGCTGTTATTTTTCACCCGGCGCCGGCGGAGATGTATCCGGAAGGCTTTCAGACCCATGTGGAAGTGGAAAGGCTCAGCCAGGGCTTGTGCGGTGCTTTTCGTCCGGGACACTTCCGCGGGGTGGCTACGGTAGTGACCAAGCTGTTTAATATTGTCACCCCCGACCGTGCCTATTTCGGCGAAAAAGACGCGCAGCAGTTGGCGCTGATTCAGCGGATGGTGCGCGACCTGAACCTCGATGTGGAGATCGTCCCCCTGCCCATCGTGCGCGAGAGCGACGGCCTGGCGCTCAGCTCCCGCAACACCTACCTTTCCCCGGCGGAGCGGCGGGCGGCCACCGTGCTCTACCGGGCCCTCCTGCGCGGCCGCGACCTGATTGCCGCCGGCGAACGCGACGGGCGGCGTGTGGGAGAGGCCGTACGCGGCACCCTCCAGGCCGAGCCCCTCGTCAGCCGCATCGATTATGTTGCGGTTGTGGATCCGGAAACGCTGGCGGAAAAGGCCGCCCTTTCCGGCCGCGTAATGCTGGCGGTGGCGGCCTATATCGGCAAGGTACGGCTTATTGACAACATCAGGGTGGTCGTCGACTGA
- the panD gene encoding aspartate 1-decarboxylase — protein MLLNLLKAKIHRATVTAADLHYEGSITVDRALMEAAGLLEHERVQVVDVDNGVRLETYVIPGEAGSGTICLNGAAARLVQPGDKVIIMAYTWVSAEEALGFRPRVVLVDQANKVKEIKLPGETPR, from the coding sequence ATGCTGCTCAACCTGCTCAAAGCCAAGATCCATCGCGCCACGGTTACGGCGGCGGACCTGCACTACGAGGGCAGCATCACGGTGGACCGCGCGCTGATGGAGGCTGCCGGCCTGCTGGAGCATGAGCGAGTGCAGGTGGTGGACGTCGACAACGGTGTCCGGCTGGAAACATACGTCATACCCGGGGAGGCCGGGAGCGGTACCATCTGTCTTAACGGCGCGGCGGCGCGGTTGGTGCAACCGGGGGACAAGGTGATCATCATGGCCTACACCTGGGTGAGCGCTGAAGAAGCTCTGGGCTTCCGGCCGCGGGTTGTGCTGGTGGACCAGGCCAACAAAGTCAAGGAAATCAAGCTCCCAGGAGAAACTCCTCGATGA
- a CDS encoding homoserine O-acetyltransferase encodes MTGAPLTVERHLEGVGLVHTRSVTFPEGLTLSCGATLAPLAVAYETYGELNAARDNAILICHALTGDAHAAGRHTPEDKAPGWWDPLIGPGRAFDTERYYVICSNILGGCAGSTGPTSLHPATGRPYGRSFPVITVADMVKLQHRLLAELGVRRLVAVAGGSLGGLQALEWGRAYPALVENVVAIGAAAALSTQALAWNYAQRQAILLDPVQGLALARAIGTITYKSDLSWRRKFGHAWASPPEERYRLDSRLQVESYLAYQGEKLVRRFDADSYLYLTKAMDLFDLQEGYPSLTAALAGYRPRVLMVGISSDFLFPPYQQKEIVRALRANKKSAAYREIISPYGHDAFLIEFDQLGYIIEEFLLGA; translated from the coding sequence ATGACCGGAGCTCCCCTTACAGTAGAAAGGCACCTGGAAGGCGTCGGCCTGGTGCACACCCGCTCCGTCACCTTCCCGGAGGGCCTCACCCTGTCGTGCGGCGCCACCCTGGCCCCGCTGGCCGTGGCCTATGAAACCTATGGGGAGCTGAACGCCGCGCGGGACAACGCCATTCTCATCTGCCATGCCCTCACGGGCGACGCGCACGCCGCCGGCCGGCACACGCCGGAGGATAAGGCGCCCGGCTGGTGGGACCCGCTCATCGGCCCCGGCCGCGCCTTCGACACCGAACGCTACTACGTCATCTGCAGCAACATCCTGGGCGGCTGCGCCGGGAGCACCGGGCCGACCAGCCTCCACCCGGCCACCGGCCGGCCCTACGGCCGCTCCTTCCCGGTGATCACCGTGGCCGATATGGTAAAGCTGCAGCACCGCCTCCTGGCGGAGCTGGGGGTAAGGCGCCTGGTAGCCGTGGCCGGCGGCTCCCTGGGCGGGCTGCAGGCCCTGGAGTGGGGCCGGGCCTACCCTGCGCTCGTGGAAAACGTCGTCGCCATCGGTGCAGCCGCCGCCCTTTCCACCCAGGCGCTGGCCTGGAACTACGCCCAACGCCAGGCCATTTTGCTCGACCCGGTACAGGGCCTGGCCCTGGCTCGGGCCATCGGCACCATCACCTACAAGAGCGACCTTTCCTGGCGGAGGAAATTCGGTCATGCCTGGGCCAGCCCGCCGGAGGAACGGTATCGCCTGGACAGCCGCCTGCAGGTGGAAAGCTACCTGGCCTACCAGGGCGAAAAACTGGTGCGGCGCTTCGATGCCGATTCTTACCTGTATCTCACCAAAGCCATGGATCTGTTCGACCTCCAGGAAGGATACCCTTCGCTTACAGCCGCCCTGGCCGGCTACCGCCCGCGAGTCCTCATGGTGGGCATCAGCTCGGACTTTCTCTTCCCGCCCTACCAGCAGAAGGAAATCGTGCGGGCGCTTCGGGCCAACAAGAAAAGCGCCGCCTACCGTGAGATCATCTCTCCCTACGGCCACGACGCTTTTCTTATCGAATTCGATCAACTGGGCTACATCATCGAGGAGTTTCTCCTGGGAGCTTGA
- a CDS encoding homocysteine synthase: protein MSQRKLGFATLAIHAGQRPDPATGATAVPIFQTSSYTFRDAQHAADLFALKENGHIYTRIDNPTVAVFEERVAALEGGVGALATASGLSAVFYAVTNVAHSGDEIVSASSLYGGTYNLFAATLPRFGITTRFVDPGDPENFRRALTPRTRALYVEIIGNPKLDVPDLSAIAQVAHTAGIPLIVDNTFASPYLCRPFDWGADIVVHSATKFIGGHGTSIGGVIVDSGRFDWTNGNFPAFTAPDPSYHGISYTETFGRQAYIVKARVQLLRDTGACLSPFNAFLFLQGLETLPLRMERHAENALAVARYLEGSPYVSWVNFPALPSHPSYPQAQQYLQGKGGAILTFGIKGGVESGRRFMDSLELFSLLANVGDARSLVIHPASTTHQQLSEEEQLASGVTPDLVRLSIGLEDVDDIIADLDQALKTAVS, encoded by the coding sequence ATGTCGCAGCGCAAACTCGGTTTTGCCACCCTGGCCATTCATGCCGGTCAGCGGCCCGACCCGGCCACCGGCGCCACCGCCGTCCCGATTTTCCAGACCAGCTCGTACACCTTCCGCGATGCTCAGCACGCCGCGGACTTGTTCGCCCTGAAGGAAAACGGGCACATCTACACCCGTATTGACAATCCGACGGTGGCGGTTTTTGAAGAGCGCGTCGCCGCCCTGGAAGGCGGTGTGGGCGCCCTGGCCACCGCCTCCGGCCTAAGCGCCGTCTTTTACGCCGTAACCAATGTGGCCCACAGCGGCGACGAGATTGTCTCCGCCAGCAGCCTCTACGGCGGGACGTACAACCTCTTTGCTGCCACCCTCCCCCGCTTCGGTATCACCACGCGCTTTGTGGACCCCGGCGACCCGGAAAACTTTCGGCGTGCCCTTACGCCCCGCACGCGGGCCCTGTACGTAGAGATCATCGGCAACCCCAAGCTGGACGTGCCGGACCTCAGCGCCATCGCCCAGGTGGCCCACACCGCCGGCATCCCGCTCATTGTGGACAACACCTTTGCCTCCCCATACCTTTGCCGGCCTTTCGATTGGGGAGCCGATATCGTAGTTCACTCCGCCACCAAATTCATCGGCGGGCACGGCACGAGTATCGGCGGCGTCATCGTCGACTCGGGCCGCTTCGACTGGACCAACGGGAACTTCCCCGCCTTCACGGCACCGGACCCCAGCTACCACGGCATCTCCTATACAGAGACGTTCGGCAGACAGGCCTATATCGTTAAGGCCCGGGTGCAACTGCTGCGCGACACCGGCGCCTGCCTGAGCCCCTTTAACGCCTTTCTCTTCCTGCAGGGCCTGGAAACGCTGCCGCTTAGGATGGAGCGGCACGCGGAAAACGCCCTGGCCGTGGCCCGCTACCTGGAGGGTTCGCCCTACGTGAGCTGGGTGAACTTCCCCGCCCTACCCTCCCACCCCTCTTACCCGCAGGCCCAACAGTACCTGCAGGGGAAGGGCGGCGCCATTCTCACCTTCGGCATCAAGGGCGGGGTGGAGAGCGGCCGCCGGTTCATGGACAGCCTGGAGCTCTTTTCGCTCCTCGCCAACGTGGGGGACGCCCGCTCGCTGGTGATCCACCCGGCCAGCACCACCCACCAGCAGTTGAGCGAGGAAGAACAACTCGCCAGCGGCGTTACGCCCGACCTGGTGCGCCTCTCCATCGGGCTCGAGGACGTGGACGACATCATCGCCGATCTGGACCAGGCCCTGAAAACAGCCGTTTCGTGA
- a CDS encoding phosphoribosyltransferase family protein: MPATYHLRVAGLERELPLVEVAPGLAIASFVILGDAELVEAAAPEIARRLPPVDFVVSAEAKGIPLAQELSRILGLKRYLVARKSIKPYMIDPLVTEVVSITTQKKQILCLDGKDAAAVCGRRVAVVDDVISTGASLEAVEHLVKSAGGTVAARAAILAEGEAAERNDIIFLEKLPLFKSAAGRPA, encoded by the coding sequence ATGCCTGCAACGTACCATTTGCGCGTGGCCGGGCTGGAACGGGAGCTGCCCCTGGTGGAAGTGGCACCGGGCCTGGCCATTGCGAGTTTTGTCATCCTGGGCGACGCCGAGCTGGTGGAAGCCGCGGCACCCGAGATCGCCCGGCGCCTGCCCCCGGTGGACTTCGTGGTCTCCGCCGAGGCCAAGGGCATTCCCCTGGCGCAGGAGCTTTCGCGCATCCTGGGGCTTAAGCGCTATCTCGTGGCCAGAAAAAGCATTAAGCCCTACATGATCGACCCCCTGGTCACCGAGGTGGTCTCTATCACCACCCAGAAAAAGCAGATCCTCTGCTTGGACGGGAAGGACGCCGCCGCCGTGTGCGGCCGGCGGGTGGCCGTTGTGGACGATGTGATCTCCACCGGCGCCTCGCTGGAGGCGGTAGAGCACCTGGTAAAGAGCGCCGGCGGCACGGTGGCGGCCCGGGCGGCCATTCTGGCTGAGGGTGAGGCGGCAGAGCGCAACGACATCATCTTTCTCGAGAAGCTGCCCCTTTTTAAGAGTGCTGCAGGCCGACCGGCTTAA
- a CDS encoding Glu/Leu/Phe/Val dehydrogenase dimerization domain-containing protein, whose translation MRDVLRNMEEYDHEQVLFGYDKVSGLRCIIAIHNTTLGPALGGLRIWPYKNEDEALFDVLRLSRGMTYKNSGMGLDFGGAKSVIIADPNKEKPEELLRAFGRMVESLGGRYITAEDVGSTLEDMMTIRKETKYVAGLPETSGNPSPVTAYGVLQAMRATAKHVWGNESLENKKVAVQGCGNVGLSLIEQLIQAGATVYAADMFENKLQRAVKAGAIPVEQDKVFDVEADIFAPCALGAVLNDETIPKLKVKAVCGSANNQLLEPRHGKALAARGIVYAPDFIVNGGGVINVAEEFAPGGYNKERAYKKAAGIYDILLKVFAIATERKIEPYEAAKVLAEERIRKALEQKRMYLGR comes from the coding sequence ATGAGAGATGTCCTTAGAAATATGGAAGAGTACGATCACGAGCAAGTCTTGTTTGGTTATGACAAGGTATCCGGGCTGAGGTGCATCATCGCCATTCATAATACAACCCTTGGGCCGGCTCTGGGTGGCCTTCGCATTTGGCCTTACAAGAACGAGGATGAGGCCTTGTTTGATGTTTTGCGCTTGTCCAGGGGAATGACCTATAAGAATTCGGGGATGGGGCTCGACTTCGGCGGGGCCAAATCTGTGATCATCGCCGATCCCAATAAAGAAAAACCGGAGGAGCTGCTGCGTGCCTTCGGCCGCATGGTAGAAAGCTTAGGAGGCCGCTATATTACGGCCGAGGATGTCGGTAGTACTTTGGAAGACATGATGACGATTCGCAAGGAAACCAAATACGTGGCCGGGCTGCCTGAAACATCCGGAAATCCCTCGCCGGTGACTGCTTACGGGGTATTGCAGGCCATGCGCGCCACGGCAAAACACGTCTGGGGAAATGAAAGCCTGGAAAACAAAAAAGTAGCCGTCCAGGGCTGTGGTAACGTCGGCCTGAGCCTGATTGAACAGCTCATCCAGGCCGGTGCCACGGTATATGCTGCTGATATGTTCGAGAATAAGCTGCAGCGTGCTGTCAAAGCGGGAGCCATTCCTGTAGAACAAGACAAAGTTTTTGACGTTGAGGCTGACATATTTGCTCCTTGCGCTCTTGGAGCCGTTCTCAACGACGAGACTATTCCTAAATTAAAAGTCAAGGCAGTCTGCGGTTCAGCCAACAACCAGCTGCTGGAACCGCGCCACGGGAAAGCCCTTGCAGCCAGGGGGATCGTATATGCGCCGGATTTCATCGTCAACGGCGGAGGCGTAATCAACGTGGCGGAAGAGTTCGCCCCGGGTGGGTATAATAAGGAGCGAGCGTACAAGAAAGCAGCAGGTATTTATGACATTCTCCTCAAGGTCTTTGCCATCGCCACCGAAAGGAAGATCGAACCGTACGAAGCTGCCAAGGTGTTGGCTGAAGAACGTATTCGGAAGGCACTGGAGCAAAAACGTATGTACCTGGGCAGGTAA
- a CDS encoding HEPN domain-containing protein — protein MAQARKDLDDAEFNASGERFNVACFLCQQSAEKALKAFLYSCGEDPWGHSVAELATKATSEDPSFAGIAPEAALLDKYYIPTRYPNGLPGGIPSAAYGARDAAAALELARKVLEFVGAKVPALHYGASPPSDSA, from the coding sequence TTGGCCCAGGCAAGAAAAGACCTGGACGACGCCGAGTTCAACGCCTCGGGTGAGCGCTTCAACGTCGCCTGTTTCCTCTGCCAGCAAAGCGCCGAAAAGGCGCTCAAGGCTTTTCTTTACTCGTGCGGAGAGGATCCTTGGGGACACTCCGTGGCTGAGCTGGCCACCAAGGCCACCTCTGAGGACCCTTCTTTTGCAGGCATCGCTCCTGAGGCCGCCCTCCTCGACAAGTACTATATCCCCACCCGCTACCCCAATGGACTTCCGGGCGGCATTCCTTCGGCGGCTTATGGGGCCAGGGATGCCGCAGCGGCCTTGGAACTGGCTCGCAAGGTGCTGGAGTTTGTCGGCGCAAAAGTGCCCGCCTTACACTATGGGGCATCGCCCCCATCAGACAGCGCTTAG
- a CDS encoding nucleotidyltransferase domain-containing protein — protein sequence MPAAERAALRTQRREKLTAELKRIVSILAETGVNMVILFGSLAGQKVEKHSDIDLMVIWETNLGFLERLDVLYRRLLPTVSLDLLCYTPEEFTELQQKNPFVQRAVKEGVVLYAASIH from the coding sequence ATGCCGGCAGCCGAACGTGCCGCTTTGCGCACACAGCGTCGGGAGAAGCTGACAGCTGAGCTCAAGAGAATAGTAAGCATCCTTGCCGAGACAGGCGTTAACATGGTAATCCTTTTCGGCTCCCTGGCCGGCCAAAAGGTGGAAAAGCACAGCGATATCGACCTCATGGTTATTTGGGAGACAAACCTTGGATTCCTGGAACGACTTGACGTTTTGTACCGAAGGCTTCTCCCTACTGTCAGCCTGGATCTCCTGTGCTATACGCCGGAAGAGTTTACCGAGCTTCAGCAAAAAAATCCTTTCGTCCAACGGGCGGTAAAGGAAGGGGTGGTACTCTACGCGGCGTCCATACACTGA
- a CDS encoding DUF2680 domain-containing protein: protein MKKLLAFGIAALVLALTAIPALAATDTQDTTADLAALYQQMVNLRKQIIDKYVDLGRITPDQAKIAKDRVDQMYEWQKENNFQYGPGWGMGPGFCHSGFGPNAGLGRGPARWGYGPGYAPSSPAPAAQS, encoded by the coding sequence GTGAAGAAGCTCCTGGCCTTCGGCATTGCGGCCCTCGTGCTGGCCCTGACCGCCATCCCGGCGCTGGCCGCCACAGACACGCAGGATACCACCGCTGACTTGGCGGCCCTCTACCAGCAAATGGTGAACCTGCGCAAACAAATCATCGACAAGTACGTGGACCTGGGCCGGATCACCCCCGACCAGGCCAAGATCGCCAAGGACCGCGTTGACCAGATGTACGAGTGGCAGAAAGAGAACAACTTCCAGTACGGCCCCGGCTGGGGCATGGGCCCTGGGTTCTGCCACAGCGGTTTCGGCCCAAACGCCGGTCTCGGGCGCGGCCCGGCGCGCTGGGGCTACGGTCCCGGCTATGCGCCCTCCTCTCCGGCGCCGGCTGCGCAAAGCTAG
- a CDS encoding M1 family metallopeptidase, with the protein MVRGDRRRLFIAAAVLVLLGLGLAIRCEAPSGAGGLLPPPAVPQVAGLVPAVYDLDVSLDPAGGTLRGESRVEYTNNEEVPLGELYFHLYPNAAPFARDVARPGRLTVHGVRLGEHPARWEARATQLKVALPQPLAPGEKAELTLTWELTVPAYPGRLGENDGIISLGNWYPILAVYDAAGWHLDPYYERGDPFYSEVARYKVHLALPDAYQAAATGNLRAVRNLPGPTKELTWESGLVRDFALAISSDYQALRTRAGEVLVQSYFPKEERDGGRRVLAAGRDALEFFSCIFGSYPYDQFTLAATGFYQGGMEYPNIVFLARQFYGPADADVLEYVAVHETAHQWWYGVVGNNQEEEAWLDEGLAEFSTLLFFEKVRGRTAAGTQSLLSLYEAYRQAEGDGVVLQRLDAFPSDLAYNALVYGKGCLLFIKLREEVGEETLLKILRTYYQRFAYRTATSRDFIRVAEEVSGRDLSAFFHRWLESAGEK; encoded by the coding sequence GTGGTGAGAGGAGACCGGCGCCGGCTTTTCATCGCCGCAGCTGTTCTAGTTCTCTTGGGCCTGGGGCTTGCCATCCGCTGCGAGGCGCCCAGCGGTGCAGGCGGGCTCTTACCGCCGCCTGCAGTGCCGCAGGTGGCGGGGCTGGTGCCGGCCGTTTACGACCTGGACGTTTCTCTGGACCCCGCCGGCGGCACGCTGCGCGGGGAGAGTCGGGTGGAGTACACCAACAACGAGGAAGTCCCCTTGGGCGAACTCTATTTCCACCTCTACCCCAATGCCGCCCCCTTTGCCCGGGATGTGGCGCGGCCCGGCCGCCTTACCGTCCACGGTGTGCGGCTGGGTGAACACCCGGCCCGCTGGGAGGCGCGCGCCACCCAGCTTAAGGTTGCCCTGCCGCAGCCGCTCGCGCCGGGAGAGAAAGCGGAGCTCACCCTTACCTGGGAGCTTACCGTGCCCGCTTATCCCGGGCGCTTGGGCGAAAACGACGGCATCATCAGCCTGGGGAACTGGTACCCCATCCTGGCCGTTTATGATGCGGCCGGCTGGCACCTGGACCCGTACTACGAGCGCGGCGACCCCTTTTACAGCGAGGTGGCGCGCTACAAGGTGCACCTCGCCCTGCCGGACGCCTACCAGGCGGCGGCCACGGGCAACCTCCGGGCCGTGCGCAACCTGCCCGGGCCCACCAAGGAACTCACCTGGGAAAGCGGCCTGGTGCGGGACTTTGCCCTGGCCATTAGCTCCGACTACCAGGCGCTGCGCACCCGTGCGGGGGAGGTCCTGGTGCAGTCCTATTTTCCCAAAGAGGAACGGGACGGCGGCCGGCGGGTTCTGGCGGCGGGGCGTGACGCCCTGGAGTTTTTCAGCTGCATCTTCGGCTCCTATCCGTACGACCAGTTCACGCTGGCGGCCACCGGCTTTTACCAGGGGGGCATGGAATACCCCAACATCGTCTTTCTGGCGCGGCAGTTCTACGGGCCGGCGGACGCGGATGTCTTGGAGTACGTGGCTGTCCACGAAACGGCCCACCAGTGGTGGTACGGGGTGGTGGGGAACAACCAGGAGGAAGAGGCCTGGCTGGACGAGGGGCTTGCCGAGTTCAGCACCCTGCTCTTTTTCGAAAAGGTGCGCGGCCGAACCGCTGCCGGGACGCAGTCCCTTCTTAGCCTCTACGAGGCCTACCGCCAGGCCGAAGGCGACGGCGTCGTCCTGCAGCGCCTGGACGCGTTTCCCAGCGACCTGGCATACAACGCGTTGGTCTACGGCAAGGGCTGCCTGCTCTTTATCAAACTGCGCGAGGAGGTGGGGGAAGAGACGCTCCTGAAGATCCTGAGAACATATTACCAGCGCTTCGCCTACCGCACGGCCACCAGCCGGGACTTCATCCGCGTGGCGGAGGAGGTAAGCGGGCGGGACCTCAGTGCCTTTTTCCACCGCTGGCTGGAGAGTGCCGGCGAAAAATAG
- a CDS encoding transcriptional repressor yields the protein MLEKEDKGRELKRRSTRQRKVVLEVLRGTKSHPTADWVYEEVRKRIPNISLGTVYRNLKLLRDMGEIMELDFGSTYSRFDGNPEPHYHFTCVDCARVLDVDIPVATELEDEVRKRHGWEVFSHRVEFYGLCAECSRRRREEQERGAGTAKAQGQGR from the coding sequence ATGCTGGAAAAAGAGGATAAAGGGCGCGAGCTCAAGCGGCGCTCTACCCGGCAGCGCAAGGTGGTCCTCGAAGTGCTGCGCGGCACCAAGTCCCACCCTACGGCCGACTGGGTGTACGAAGAGGTGCGCAAGCGCATTCCCAACATCAGCCTGGGCACGGTGTACCGCAACCTGAAGCTCCTGCGCGACATGGGCGAGATCATGGAGCTGGACTTCGGCAGCACGTACAGCCGTTTTGACGGCAACCCGGAGCCGCATTACCACTTCACCTGCGTGGACTGCGCCCGGGTGCTGGACGTGGACATCCCGGTGGCTACCGAACTGGAGGACGAAGTGCGTAAGCGGCACGGCTGGGAGGTTTTTTCGCACCGGGTGGAGTTTTACGGCCTCTGTGCCGAGTGCAGCCGGCGCCGCCGGGAGGAACAGGAGAGGGGCGCCGGTACGGCCAAGGCCCAAGGTCAAGGCAGGTAG
- the carA gene encoding glutamine-hydrolyzing carbamoyl-phosphate synthase small subunit, which translates to MHGTLTLADGTSFSGESFGAPLATTGEVVFNTSMVGYQEILTDPSYYGQIVVLTYPLVGNYGINREDMEARHPFVRGLIVGEACARPSHWRSAETLAAFLAEHGIPGLQGVDTRALVRHLRAHGTLTGTVSPVGAPAAAPPAREDPVAAVTTPTPYVLPGPGPRVAVLDLGVKRGILRALRSLGCEVHVLPAATPAGEILRLKPAGVVISNGPGDPAALTGPVATVAHLLGRVPFFGICLGHQLLALALGGRTYKLPFGHRGANHPVREEATGRVYITSQNHGYAVDAASLGGTGLRVTHRNLNDGTVEGLEHRNLPAFSVQYHPEAAPGPEDSAYLFRRFFGLLTEEAQKSA; encoded by the coding sequence ATGCACGGTACCCTTACCCTGGCGGATGGAACGAGTTTTAGCGGGGAGTCTTTCGGCGCGCCGCTGGCCACAACCGGCGAGGTGGTCTTCAACACCAGCATGGTGGGCTACCAGGAGATCCTCACCGATCCTTCATACTACGGCCAGATCGTCGTCTTGACGTACCCCCTGGTGGGCAATTACGGCATCAACCGCGAGGACATGGAGGCCCGCCACCCCTTTGTCCGTGGCTTGATCGTCGGCGAGGCCTGTGCGCGCCCGAGCCACTGGCGCAGTGCCGAAACGCTGGCTGCTTTTTTGGCTGAGCACGGCATTCCCGGACTGCAAGGGGTGGATACGCGGGCGCTGGTGCGCCACCTGCGCGCCCACGGCACACTGACCGGGACAGTTTCCCCGGTTGGGGCGCCGGCCGCCGCGCCCCCTGCGCGCGAGGATCCGGTGGCGGCGGTTACAACTCCCACCCCCTATGTTCTCCCCGGCCCCGGCCCGCGGGTGGCGGTACTGGATCTGGGGGTGAAGCGCGGTATCCTGCGCGCCTTGCGTTCCCTGGGGTGTGAGGTACACGTGCTCCCGGCCGCCACCCCGGCCGGCGAGATCCTGCGCCTTAAGCCGGCCGGCGTGGTGATCTCCAACGGTCCCGGCGACCCGGCGGCCCTCACCGGGCCCGTCGCTACGGTGGCGCACCTCCTTGGGCGGGTGCCCTTCTTCGGCATCTGCCTGGGCCACCAGCTCCTCGCCTTGGCCCTGGGCGGGCGGACCTACAAGCTGCCCTTCGGGCATCGCGGCGCCAACCACCCGGTGCGGGAAGAAGCCACCGGGCGGGTGTACATCACCTCCCAGAACCACGGCTACGCAGTGGACGCAGCGTCGCTGGGCGGCACGGGACTGCGCGTCACCCACCGCAACCTGAACGACGGCACGGTGGAGGGCCTGGAGCACCGCAACCTGCCGGCGTTCTCCGTGCAGTACCACCCGGAAGCCGCCCCCGGCCCGGAGGATTCCGCTTATCTCTTCCGGCGCTTCTTCGGGCTCCTTACGGAGGAGGCGCAAAAGAGTGCCTAA